A single window of Gossypium arboreum isolate Shixiya-1 chromosome 13, ASM2569848v2, whole genome shotgun sequence DNA harbors:
- the LOC108461892 gene encoding uncharacterized protein LOC108461892 isoform X2, with protein sequence MEMSSLSPFFRPLLPQWSFLVILNSNPKISLKPCVFSSSSSSSSYNNDSVPLPKQSQTQLGYDPSEELFGLSPVPKPSALPKPRSWFGPNGQYIRELPCPSCRGRGYTPCSECGIERSRSDCSQCNGKGIMTCRQCLGDRVIWEESIDEQPWEKARSISPLRVKEDDEVDNLDLKLDVKKKSKRVYQSPSPEVGLKISRSLKSLNAKTGLFSKRMKIIHRDPMLQAQRVAAIKKAKGTAAARKRVSEALKDFFSDPENRHKRSVSMKGVKFYCRNCGREGHRRHYCPEIRDSSIDKRFKCRVCGEKGHNRRTCPRSMLSNEGRSSRRRHRCKVCRKSGHNRRTCPQVIGVRDILTAGSRIYTCKLCRKEGHNARTCPGSS encoded by the exons ATGGAAATGTCTTCACTTTCTCCCTTCTTTCGACCTCTCCTTCCTCAATGGAGTTTCTTGGTTATTCTCAACTCCAACCCAAAGATTAGCCTCAAACCTTGTGTCTTTTcatcatcttcatcttcatcttcctACAATAATGATTCAGTTCCTCTGCCTAAACAAAGCCAA ACACAGTTGGGTTATGATCCTTCAGAGGAGCTATTTGGACTCTCGCCTGTTCCAAAACCAAG TGCCCTTCCAAAACCAAGATCCTGGTTCGGTCCCAATGGACAATACATCAGAGAGCTTCCTTGTCCAAGTTGCAGGGGGAGAGGTTATACTCCATGTTCCGAGTGCGGTATCGAAAGATCAAGATCAGATTGTTCCCAATGTAATGGAAAG GGTATAATGACTTGCCGTCAGTGCTTGGGAGATCGTGTGATATGGGAAGAGTCAATAGATGAGCAGCCATGGGAGAAAGCTCGTTCAAT TTCTCCACTCCGAGTAAAAGAGGATGATGAGGTAGACAATCTAGATTTGAAACTGGATGTGAAGAAAAAATCAAAGCGCGTTTACCAATCACCATCTCCTGAAGTTGGATTGAAGATAAGCCGATCACTAAAA AGTCTAAATGCCAAAACAGGACTatttagtaaaagaatgaagatCATTCATCGTGATCCTATGCTTCAAGCTCAAAGGGTGGCTGCCATCAAG AAAGCAAAAGGAACAGCTGCAGCAAGGAAGCGCGTTTCTGAAGCTTTGAAAGACTTTTTTAGTGATCCAGAGAACCGACATAAGCGGAGCGTTTCTATGAAAG GAGTCAAATTTTACTGCAGAAATTGTGGCCGTGAAGGGCATAGAAGACACTACTGCCCCGAAATTAGAGATAGTTCAATAGACAAGCGGTTCAAGTGTCGAGTATGCGGAGAAAAAGGCCATAACAGAAGAACTTGTCCAAGGTCAATGTTGAGCAATGAAGGAAGGTCAAGTAGAAGGCGTCACCGTTGCAAAGTTTGTCGCAAAAGTGGTCATAATCGTCGCACATGCCCTCAAGTGATAGGGGTGAGAGACATTTTGACCGCTGGAAGTAGAATATACACCTGCAAGTTATGCCGAAAGGAGGGGCACAATGCAAGGACATGCCCTGGTAGCAGTTAA
- the LOC108461892 gene encoding uncharacterized protein LOC108461892 isoform X1, with protein sequence MEMSSLSPFFRPLLPQWSFLVILNSNPKISLKPCVFSSSSSSSSYNNDSVPLPKQSQTQLGYDPSEELFGLSPVPKPSSALPKPRSWFGPNGQYIRELPCPSCRGRGYTPCSECGIERSRSDCSQCNGKGIMTCRQCLGDRVIWEESIDEQPWEKARSISPLRVKEDDEVDNLDLKLDVKKKSKRVYQSPSPEVGLKISRSLKSLNAKTGLFSKRMKIIHRDPMLQAQRVAAIKKAKGTAAARKRVSEALKDFFSDPENRHKRSVSMKGVKFYCRNCGREGHRRHYCPEIRDSSIDKRFKCRVCGEKGHNRRTCPRSMLSNEGRSSRRRHRCKVCRKSGHNRRTCPQVIGVRDILTAGSRIYTCKLCRKEGHNARTCPGSS encoded by the exons ATGGAAATGTCTTCACTTTCTCCCTTCTTTCGACCTCTCCTTCCTCAATGGAGTTTCTTGGTTATTCTCAACTCCAACCCAAAGATTAGCCTCAAACCTTGTGTCTTTTcatcatcttcatcttcatcttcctACAATAATGATTCAGTTCCTCTGCCTAAACAAAGCCAA ACACAGTTGGGTTATGATCCTTCAGAGGAGCTATTTGGACTCTCGCCTGTTCCAAAACCAAG CAGTGCCCTTCCAAAACCAAGATCCTGGTTCGGTCCCAATGGACAATACATCAGAGAGCTTCCTTGTCCAAGTTGCAGGGGGAGAGGTTATACTCCATGTTCCGAGTGCGGTATCGAAAGATCAAGATCAGATTGTTCCCAATGTAATGGAAAG GGTATAATGACTTGCCGTCAGTGCTTGGGAGATCGTGTGATATGGGAAGAGTCAATAGATGAGCAGCCATGGGAGAAAGCTCGTTCAAT TTCTCCACTCCGAGTAAAAGAGGATGATGAGGTAGACAATCTAGATTTGAAACTGGATGTGAAGAAAAAATCAAAGCGCGTTTACCAATCACCATCTCCTGAAGTTGGATTGAAGATAAGCCGATCACTAAAA AGTCTAAATGCCAAAACAGGACTatttagtaaaagaatgaagatCATTCATCGTGATCCTATGCTTCAAGCTCAAAGGGTGGCTGCCATCAAG AAAGCAAAAGGAACAGCTGCAGCAAGGAAGCGCGTTTCTGAAGCTTTGAAAGACTTTTTTAGTGATCCAGAGAACCGACATAAGCGGAGCGTTTCTATGAAAG GAGTCAAATTTTACTGCAGAAATTGTGGCCGTGAAGGGCATAGAAGACACTACTGCCCCGAAATTAGAGATAGTTCAATAGACAAGCGGTTCAAGTGTCGAGTATGCGGAGAAAAAGGCCATAACAGAAGAACTTGTCCAAGGTCAATGTTGAGCAATGAAGGAAGGTCAAGTAGAAGGCGTCACCGTTGCAAAGTTTGTCGCAAAAGTGGTCATAATCGTCGCACATGCCCTCAAGTGATAGGGGTGAGAGACATTTTGACCGCTGGAAGTAGAATATACACCTGCAAGTTATGCCGAAAGGAGGGGCACAATGCAAGGACATGCCCTGGTAGCAGTTAA